The Opisthocomus hoazin isolate bOpiHoa1 chromosome 20, bOpiHoa1.hap1, whole genome shotgun sequence genome window below encodes:
- the ABHD11 gene encoding sn-1-specific diacylglycerol lipase ABHD11 isoform X1: protein MMVRRLPRAPAPPARPAAASRSVVTQVLTPDARNHGASPHSPVMTYEAMSLDVQHLLSQLGIAKCILLGHSMGGKAAMALALRRPDLVERLISVDISPVSTAPVSEFSAYISAMKSVKIPDGLSHSAARQLADDQLRPVVQLPQLRQFLLTNLVEVEGRYVWRVNLEAISHHLADIMSFPIFHEPYPGPALFLGGSNSPYISSKDYPEIQRLFPKADVQYIEGAGHIVHQDKFEEFIAAVLNFLPPP from the exons ATGATGGTCCgccggctgccccgcgcccccgccccgcccgcgcgccccgccgccgcctcccgctccgTCGTGAC GCAGGTGCTGACGCCGGACGCCCGGAACCACGGCGCCAGCCCGCACAGCCCGGTGATGACGTACGAAGCGATGAGCCTGGACGTGCAGCACCTCCTGAGCCAGCTGGGCATCGCCAAGTGCATCCTCCTGGGACACAGCATGGGGGGCAAGGCGGCCATGGCGCTGGCCCTGCGGCGG CCAGATCTGGTGGAGCGCCTCATCTCCGTAGACATCAGTCCCGTCTCCACCGCACCCGTCTCCGAATTCTCTGCCTATATCTCTGCCATGAAGTCGGTGAAGATCCCGGATGGTCTGTCCCATTCTGCAGCCCGCCAGCTGGCTGACGATCAGCTGCGTCCCGTGGTCCAG CTCCCGCAGCTGAGACAGTTTCTCCTCACCAACCTGGTGGAGGTGGAGGGCCGCTACGTCTGGCGGGTGAACCTGGAGGCTATTTCCCACCACTTGGCAGACATCATGAGCTTCCCCATCTTCCACGAGCCGTATCCTGGCCCTGCACTCTTCTTGGGAGGATCCAACTCGCCCTATATCAG CTCCAAAGACTACCCGGAGATCCAGCGCCTCTTCCCCAAGGCCGATGTCCAGTACATCGAAGGTGCAGGCCACATCGTCCACCAGGATAAATTTGAAGAATTCATCGCTGCTGTCCTCAACTTCCTGCCGCCACCGTAG
- the ABHD11 gene encoding sn-1-specific diacylglycerol lipase ABHD11 isoform X2, translating to MMVRRLPRAPAPPARPAAASRSVVTAVPLAHVAVGPRGARPPLVLLHGLFGSRGNLRGVARALARGAERQVLTPDARNHGASPHSPVMTYEAMSLDVQHLLSQLGIAKCILLGHSMGGKAAMALALRRPDLVERLISVDISPVSTAPVSEFSAYISAMKSVKIPDGLSHSAARQLADDQLRPVVQLPQLRQFLLTNLVEVEGRYVWRVNLEAISHHLADIMSFPIFHEPYPGPALFLGGSNSPYISSKDYPEIQRLFPKADVQYIEGAGHIVHQDKFEEFIAAVLNFLPPP from the exons ATGATGGTCCgccggctgccccgcgcccccgccccgcccgcgcgccccgccgccgcctcccgctccgTCGTGAC CGCCGTGCCGCTGGCGCACGTGGCGGTGGGGCCCCGCGGCGCGCGGCCGCCCCTCGTGCTGCTCCACGGGCTCTTCGGCAGCCGCGGCAACCTGCGGGGCGTGGCCAGGGCGCTGGCGCGCGGCGCCGAGAG GCAGGTGCTGACGCCGGACGCCCGGAACCACGGCGCCAGCCCGCACAGCCCGGTGATGACGTACGAAGCGATGAGCCTGGACGTGCAGCACCTCCTGAGCCAGCTGGGCATCGCCAAGTGCATCCTCCTGGGACACAGCATGGGGGGCAAGGCGGCCATGGCGCTGGCCCTGCGGCGG CCAGATCTGGTGGAGCGCCTCATCTCCGTAGACATCAGTCCCGTCTCCACCGCACCCGTCTCCGAATTCTCTGCCTATATCTCTGCCATGAAGTCGGTGAAGATCCCGGATGGTCTGTCCCATTCTGCAGCCCGCCAGCTGGCTGACGATCAGCTGCGTCCCGTGGTCCAG CTCCCGCAGCTGAGACAGTTTCTCCTCACCAACCTGGTGGAGGTGGAGGGCCGCTACGTCTGGCGGGTGAACCTGGAGGCTATTTCCCACCACTTGGCAGACATCATGAGCTTCCCCATCTTCCACGAGCCGTATCCTGGCCCTGCACTCTTCTTGGGAGGATCCAACTCGCCCTATATCAG CTCCAAAGACTACCCGGAGATCCAGCGCCTCTTCCCCAAGGCCGATGTCCAGTACATCGAAGGTGCAGGCCACATCGTCCACCAGGATAAATTTGAAGAATTCATCGCTGCTGTCCTCAACTTCCTGCCGCCACCGTAG
- the LOC104334769 gene encoding caspase-1 yields the protein MAEKLLLNVRTDFVERVSKPVISGLLDELLARGVLSLEEVDEVHDRYTVRSDKARCLIDNVRLKGPRASQVFIDSLRKRDGTLAKQLGLAAESGSPGAQLASPSTESPPGPLVGIQGQQWIRQCSLGEYQRIRDAEGDQIYPICLPRETRTRRALLICNVEFEHLSRRNGAEVDVEGMTKLLEGLGYVVDIHRDLTSQEMATVMKDFADHKEHRTSDSTFLVFMSHGVRAGLCGTKSRDETTDILSLDTIYEKFNNKHCHALLGKPKVIIIQSCRGGNVGSVMVSDSADPAMPTPRLAHTVPAGLEDDTICEVHLESDFATLHSSTPDTVSWRSSVTGSLFIQRLVEQFRNHACNSDLQELFRKVQHSFGKFPRQLPSQERTTMLRKFYLFPGH from the exons ATGGCAG AGAAGCTGCTCCTGAATGTGCGGACAGACTTTGTGGAGCGTGTGAGCAAGCCGGTGATCTCCGGGCTGCTGGATGAGCTGCTGGCCCGAGGGGTGCTGAGCCTCGAGGAGGTGGACGAGGTGCACGACAGATACACGGTGCGCTCCGACAAGGCCCGCTGCCTCATCGACAACGTGCGTCTGAAGGGCCCCAGGGCCAGCCAAGTCTTCATCGACAGCCTCCGGAAGCGCGATGGCACCTTGGCGAAGCAGCTGGGTCTGGCCGCTGAGTCGG GGTCCCCCGGTGCGCAGCTGGCCTCCCCCAGCACTGAGTCTCCCCCTGGGCCCCTCGTCGGCATCCAGGGCCAGCAGTGGATCCGGCAGTGCTCCCTGGGCGAGTACCAGCGCATCAGGGACGCAGAGGGAGACCAG ATCTATCCCATATGTCTGCCACGGGAGACGCGAACCCGTAGGGCCCTGCTCATCTGCAACGTTGAGTTTGAGCACTTGAGCCGGCGGAATGGGGCTGAAGTGGACGTGGAGGGGATGACGAAGCTGCTGGAAGGGCTGGGCTACGTGGTGGACATCCATCGCGACTTAACTTCCCAG GAGATGGCTACGGTCATGAAGGATTTTGCAGATCACAAAGAGCACCGGACCTCCGACAGCACCTTCCTGGTCTTCATGTCGCACGGGGTCAGGGCTGGGCTCTGCGGCACCAAGAGTAGAGACGAGACCACAGACATCCTTTCCCTCGACACCATCTATGAGAAATTCAACAACAAGCACTGCCACGCGCTGCTGGGCAAACCCAAAGTGATCATTATCCAGTCCTGCCGTGGAG GCAACGTAGGGTCCGTGATGGTGAGTGACTCCGCAGACCCTGCCATGCCCACTCCCAGACTGGCTCACACGGTCCCTGCAGGGCTGGAAGATGACACAATCTGTGAAGTCCACCTGGAGAGTGATTTTGCCACTTTACATTCCTCCACGCCTG ATACTGTCTCCTGGAGAAGCTCAGTAACAGGCTCCCTTTTCATCCAGCGCCTGGTAGAGCAGTTTCGAAACCACGCCTGTAACAGCGACTTACAGGAGCTCTTCCGAAAG GTCCAGCATTCCTTCGGAAAATTCCCTCGGCAGTTGCCATCACAGGAACGGACTACCATGCTCAGGAAGTTCTACCTCTTCCCAGGCCACTGA
- the CLDN3 gene encoding claudin-3, with protein MSMGLEIGGVALAVLGWLCSIICCALPMWRVTAFIGNNIVTAQIIWEGLWMNCVVQSTGQMQCKVYDSMLALPQDLQAARALLVVAIVLAVLGLMVAIAGAQCTRCVEDESAKAKITIASGVVFILSGILNLIPVSWSANTIIRDFYNPLVLEAQKRELGSSLYVGWAASALLLLGGALLCCSCPPKDDRYPAGKVAYSAPRSAVTSYDKRNYV; from the coding sequence ATGTCGATGGGGTTGGAGATCGGCGGCGTGGCCCTCGCGGTGCTGGGGTGGCTGTGCAGCATCATCTGCTGCGCCTTGCCGATGTGGCGGGTGACGGCCTTCATCGGGAACAACATCGTGACGGCGCAGATCATCTGGGAGGGGCTGTGGATGAACTGCGTGGTGCAGAGCACGGGGCAGATGCAGTGCAAGGTCTACGACTCCATGCTGGCCCTGCCGCAGGACCTGCAAGCCGCCCGCGCCCTCCTCGTCGTGGCCATCGTCTTGGCCGTGCTGGGCTTGATGGTGGCCATCGCCGGCGCCCAGTGCACCCGCTGCGTGGAGGACGAGAGCGCCAAGGCCAAGATCACCATCGCCTCCGGCGTCGTCTTCATCCTCTCGGGCATCTTGAACCTGATCCCCGTCTCCTGGTCGGCCAACACCATCATCCGGGATTTCTACAACCCGCTGGTGCTGGAGGCGCAGAAGCGGGAGCTGGGCTCCTCGCTCTACGTCGGCTGGGCGGCctcggcgctgctgctgctggggggggccctgctctgctgctcctgcccccccAAAGACGACAGGTACCCCGCCGGGAAGGTGGCCTACTCCGCCCCGCGCTCCGCCGTCACCAGCTACGACAAGAGGAACTATGTCtga
- the CLDN4 gene encoding claudin-4, whose protein sequence is MASMGLQVLGIALAVIGWLASILCCALPMWRETAFVGNNIVVAQIVWEGLWMNCVVQSTGQIQCKVYESLLALPQDLQAARAMVVVAIVLAVLGTLLAVAGGKCTNCVEDDTAKAKVMIFSGGIFIVAGVLILIPVSWSANTVIRDFYNPLVADSQKRDLGSSLYVGWAASALLLLGGGILCCTCPPRGEKPYSAKFTAARSLPASNYV, encoded by the coding sequence ATGGCCTCCATGGGGCTGCAGGTGCTGGGCATCGCCCTTGCCGTCATCGGCTGGTTGGCCTCCATCCTCTGCTGCGCCTTGCCCATGTGGCGGGAGACAGCCTTCGTCGGCAACAACATCGTGGTGGCCCAGATCGTCTGGGAGGGGCTGTGGATGAACTGCGTGGTGCAGAGCACGGGGCAGATCCAGTGCAAGGTCTACGAGTCGCTGCTGGCCCTGCCGCAGGACCTGCAAGCCGCCCGCGCCATGGTGGTGGTGGCCATCGTCTTGGCCGTGCTGGGCACCCTGCTCGCCGTCGCCGGTGGCAAGTGCACCAACTGCGTGGAGGACGACACCGCCAAAGCCAAGGTCATGATCTTCTCCGGCGGCATCTTCATCGTCGCCGgtgtcctcatcctcatccccgtCTCTTGGTCGGCCAACACCGTCATCCGGGACTTCTACAACCCGCTGGTCGCTGACTCCCAGAAGCGGGACCTGGGCTCGTCGCTCTACGTGGGCTGGGCGGCctcggcgctgctgctgctggggggggggatccTCTGCTGCacctgccccccccggggcgaGAAGCCCTACTCCGCCAAGTTCACGGCCGCTCGCTCCCTGCCAGCCAGCAACTACGTCTAG